From the Ferviditalea candida genome, the window CCGACATCCGCATTGGATGTGTCCATCCAAGCGCAAATTTTGAATTTGCTGCTCGACCTGCAGGAGGAATATGGACTGACGTATTTGTTTATCGGTCACAACTTGAGCATCATCGAATTTTTCTGCGATCGGGTGGCGGTCATGTACAAGGGCAAATTGGTAGAGGTCGCGGACAGTACCGGATTATATCGCGAGCCGTACCATCCCGTTTCCAGGATGCTTCTGGATTCGGTGCTGACCTTGGATCAGCGGGCGCTGTCGGACAATGTGGCCGAGGAACAGGCCAATGAAGAGCGGAATGCTGCAGGCTGCGTGTTTTTACGCAAGTGCGCTTATGCCTCGGAGGCTTGCAGCCAATCTCATCCGCCTTTGGAGAATGTGGAGAATGGCCGGCAGGTCGCGTGTTACTCTCCTGTGAAGGATATGGAGGTGATGGAGCTTGTCGGAGAAGGGTAGTCCGGTCAACGTCGCTTGTGTTCAAATGAAGCCGCTTTTCGGGCAGGTTCAAAAAAATGTTGCCGCAACGAAGCAATGGATCGAACAAGCAAAGCATCGCGGTGCCGATATTGTCGTTTTACCGGAATTATGCAATACAGGCTATGTATTCGAGTCGCGCTCCGAAGCCTTTTCGCTGGCCGAGGAAATCCCGAATGGACCGACCGTTCAAGCTTGGAGCAGGCTGGCGGAAACGAATAACGTCTACATTATTGCCGGAATTGCCGAGAAGCAAGGCGAATCTTTGTACAACTCTGCGGTCCTGATCGGTCCGTCGGGTTACATCGGGACGTATCGGAAAAATCATCTGTGGTATGAAGAAACGCTGTTTTTCGAACCCGGCGATTTGGGCTTCCCTGTCTTCCAGATGGAAATCGGAAAGATCGGCATGCTCATTT encodes:
- a CDS encoding nitrilase family protein; this translates as MSEKGSPVNVACVQMKPLFGQVQKNVAATKQWIEQAKHRGADIVVLPELCNTGYVFESRSEAFSLAEEIPNGPTVQAWSRLAETNNVYIIAGIAEKQGESLYNSAVLIGPSGYIGTYRKNHLWYEETLFFEPGDLGFPVFQMEIGKIGMLICYDMWFPEAFRIYALHGVDLVGIPTNWVPMPSQPEGQAVMAVHLAMTNAHSNGMFVACADRVGEERGQPFIGSSLIVDPYGWPAAGPAGGDSEELVLARCNLSEARTGKNKSSLNHILRDRRPEIYKL